The genomic window CGGAGATCGGCGTAGCGCACGCCGCCGATCCGCAGGTTCTCGTACTCGTTGTACTTGCCGGCGGCAGCGAAGCCGATCCGGTCGTAGATCTCGCTGAACTTGTGCAGCGCGCGGGACGGGTTCTCGCCGACGAACACGATGCCGTCGGCATACTGCAGCACGACCAGGCTGCGGCCACGGGCGATGCCCTTGCGGGCGTACTCCGCCCGGTCGGCCATGGCCTGCTGGGGTGAGACATAGAACGGCGTCGACACCGGTTATCCGTCCCTTTCTGTCGAAGTCACTGGATCACCTTGATAAGAGGGCCGTCGACCGGACCGGCTAGAGCAGCGCGGCGCGCGGGCCGTCGGGCTGCTCCAGGCGCCGCTCCAGGATCGAGCGGGCGATCTCGGAGGACTCCTCGTCGGTGAGCCGGCGGAAGCCGTCCTCGGTGATCACGGTGACGATGGGGTAGATCCGGCGGGCGACATCGGGACCACCGGTGGCCGAGTCGTCGTCTGCCGCGTCGTAGAGGGCCTGGATCACGAGGGTCGTGGCCTCGTCCTCGGTGAGGTCGGCACGGAAGAGCTTCTTCATGGCGCCGCGCGCGAAGATCGAGCCGGAGCCGGTGGCCGCGAAGCCGCTCTCCTCGGAACGGCCGCCCGTCACGTCGTAGGAGAAGATGCGGCCCTTCCCCCGGTCGACGTCGAAACCGGCGAAGAGCGGGACGACGGCCAGACCCTGCATGGCCATGCCCAGGTTGGAACGGATCATGGTCGACAGACGGTTGGCCTTGCCCTCCAGGGAGAGCTGGGCGCCTTCCACCTTCTCGAAGTGCTCCAGCTCCAGCTGGAACAGCTTCACCATCTCCACGGCCAGACCGGCCGTGCCGGCGATACCCACCGCCGAGTACTCGTCCGCCGGGAACACCTTCTCGATGTCCCGCTGCGCGATCATGTTGCCCATCGTGGCCCGGCGGTCACCGGCCAGCACCACACCGCCGGGGAACGTCGCCGCCACGATCGTCGTGCCGTGCGGGGCCTCGATCACGCCCTGGGTCGGCGGCAGCTGCCGCTTGCCAGGGAGCATCTCCGGCTGGTGGTCCGACAGGAAGTCCATGAAGGACGACGACCCAGGCGTCAGGAAGGCAGCTGGTAGACGCCCGGTGCTACGAGTGTTGGCTTCCACGCGTTTCCTTCCACGTATGTCGCAGCCCGCCTTATGACGTCGGGCCGATCCTTGAACTGCCCCAGCGCCGCGTTGCAGCTGAAGCACAGTACGCCTCGGACCCTACCCGTGTTGTGGCAGTGATCCACATGCTCGGCGGGGGCAGCGAGGCAGATACAACAGATGCCCTGCTGCTCGGCAATTAGCTCGTCCAACTCCGCTGGCGTTAGACCGTACTTGCGCATGAGATGACCTGCCCGGTTGTCGATCGCACGACAAGCTCGGCAGCGCGACGCCAGACCATCGGGAGACGAGCCTTTTCGATGCCATTCGGAGTGGGGCTTGATCTCCCCACAGCCCTGACAGAGCTTGCTGCCTTCCGGGACCGCACCAGGTAGTGGAACTACTCTTCCCATAGCCTGCTGACGCTTCCGGTCCGACTCATGCGCACAATCAAGGCAGCGGCGCTGCAATCCGTCGAGGTTCGACCGCTTCTGAGCGAACGCCGCACGCGGCTTGGTCTTGCCACACCGCGCGCAGCGCTTCACCCCATGCTCATCCGCCACCAACCCACCCCGTCTACCTTCAATTCGAAGGCGAAAGCAGCCTACTGGCCACCCTTCTGAACGAATGACCTCACGAAATCCTCGGCATTCTCTTCGAGCACATCATCGATTTCGTCGAGAACCGAGTCCACGTCGTCGCTCAGCTTCTCCTGCCGCTCCTTGAGGTCCTCCGAAGCCTGCGCCTCGGGTGCTTCCTCGACCTCTTCGGTGGAACGCGTGGCCTTCTGCTGGCCGCCGCCGGTGTCCTTGGTCGCCATAACCCTCACCCCGCTCAGTTCGCCCGACATGGTCGGCAGGTCGGCTTTCCTGCCGATCGGTGATGATCAGACCCTACAAGCCGGATCTGACATTGGCCCCGTCGTTTCCACAACGTCCGGGGACCACCTCGATGATTCCCGGACGCCGCTGTTTCCACCCTGCCCAGCTGATCAGGGGTGAACCCTGGATCAGCCGCCGGACAGGACCCTGACCAGGTCTTCTGCCGTGCGGCAGCGGTCCAGGAGCTCCTTGACGTGATTTCGCGTTCCGCGAAGCGGTTCGAGGGTTGGGACGCGCTGGAGCGAATCCCGGCCCGGGAGATCGAAGATCACCGAGTCCCAGGAGGCCGCCGCGACGTCGTCGGCGTACTGCTCCAGACAGCGGCCGCGGAAGTACGCGCGGGTGTCCTCCGGCGGCTTCGTACGGGCCCGTTCGACGTCCGCCTCGTCCAGGAGCCGCTTCATCTTGCCGCGGGCCGCGAGACGGTTGTAGAGGCCCTTCTCGGCGCGTACGTCGGCGTACTGGAGGTCGACGAGGTGCAGCCTGGCGGCATCCCAGTCGAGGTCGTCGCGGCGCCGGTAGCCCTCCATCAGCTCCCGCTTGGCGACCCAGTCCAGTTCTCCGGACAGGCTCATCGGGTCGTTCTCCAGCCGGTTGAGGGTGTCCTCCCACCTGCTCAGGACGTCCTTGGTCTGGTCGTCGGCGTCGGCCCCGAAGCGCTCCTCCACGTACTTGCGCGACAGCTCGTAGTACTCCATCTGGAGTTGTACGGCGGTCAGGGTGCGGCCGCTGCGGAGGGTGACGAGGCGTTGCAGGGACGGGTCATGGGAGACCTGGTGGAGGGTGCGGACCGGCTGGTCGACGGCGAGGTCGACCGCGATGAAGCCGTCCTCGATCATGGACAGCACCAGGGCCGTCGTGCCCAGCTTGAGGTAGGTGGAGATCTCCGACAGGTTCGCGTCGCCGATGATCACGTGGAGTCGGCGGTACTTCTCCGCGTCCGCGTGCGGCTCGTCCCTGGTGTTGATGATCGGGCGCTTCAGCGTCGTCTCCAGGCCGACCTCGACCTCGAAGTAGTCGGCGCGCTGGCTGAGCTGGAAGCCGTGTTCGTGGCCGTCCTGGCCGATGCCGACGCGGCCCGCTCCGGCGAAGACCTGGCGGGAGACGAAGAACGGCGTGAGGTGGCGCAC from Streptomyces sp. DSM 40750 includes these protein-coding regions:
- the prcB gene encoding proteasome subunit beta, with amino-acid sequence MEANTRSTGRLPAAFLTPGSSSFMDFLSDHQPEMLPGKRQLPPTQGVIEAPHGTTIVAATFPGGVVLAGDRRATMGNMIAQRDIEKVFPADEYSAVGIAGTAGLAVEMVKLFQLELEHFEKVEGAQLSLEGKANRLSTMIRSNLGMAMQGLAVVPLFAGFDVDRGKGRIFSYDVTGGRSEESGFAATGSGSIFARGAMKKLFRADLTEDEATTLVIQALYDAADDDSATGGPDVARRIYPIVTVITEDGFRRLTDEESSEIARSILERRLEQPDGPRAALL
- a CDS encoding endonuclease VII domain-containing protein; amino-acid sequence: MGRVVPLPGAVPEGSKLCQGCGEIKPHSEWHRKGSSPDGLASRCRACRAIDNRAGHLMRKYGLTPAELDELIAEQQGICCICLAAPAEHVDHCHNTGRVRGVLCFSCNAALGQFKDRPDVIRRAATYVEGNAWKPTLVAPGVYQLPS
- a CDS encoding ubiquitin-like protein Pup, which encodes MATKDTGGGQQKATRSTEEVEEAPEAQASEDLKERQEKLSDDVDSVLDEIDDVLEENAEDFVRSFVQKGGQ
- the dop gene encoding depupylase/deamidase Dop — protein: MTVRRVMGIETEYGISVPGHPNANAMLTSSQIVNAYAAAMHRARRARWDFEEENPLRDARGFDLAREAADSSQLTDEDIGLANVILTNGARLYVDHAHPEYSAPEVTNPMDAVLWDKAGERIMAEAAERAAQLPGAQPIHLYKNNTDNKGASYGTHENYLMKRETPFSDIVRHLTPFFVSRQVFAGAGRVGIGQDGHEHGFQLSQRADYFEVEVGLETTLKRPIINTRDEPHADAEKYRRLHVIIGDANLSEISTYLKLGTTALVLSMIEDGFIAVDLAVDQPVRTLHQVSHDPSLQRLVTLRSGRTLTAVQLQMEYYELSRKYVEERFGADADDQTKDVLSRWEDTLNRLENDPMSLSGELDWVAKRELMEGYRRRDDLDWDAARLHLVDLQYADVRAEKGLYNRLAARGKMKRLLDEADVERARTKPPEDTRAYFRGRCLEQYADDVAAASWDSVIFDLPGRDSLQRVPTLEPLRGTRNHVKELLDRCRTAEDLVRVLSGG